A genome region from candidate division KSB1 bacterium includes the following:
- a CDS encoding FkbM family methyltransferase, protein MQFIQKKIKKLLKIICNKMYLKALLKGVAASVEHESVLKTMNINTIIDIGGNRGQFSLVARNIFPNAKIIAFEPLKKPFNIFRELFLNDEKVQLYQYALGHEEGETVMHVSRRDDSSSLLPISKLQESVFPGTNEEYMCNVMVSRLDSIIDFNIIDSPILLKLDIQGYEYQVLESCVSFIDLFEYIYCELSFVELYSDQVLANKIIDFLSLHNIILVGVYNLSYDNQGLAIQGDFLFKKSCHL, encoded by the coding sequence ATGCAATTTATACAAAAAAAAATAAAAAAGTTATTAAAAATAATTTGCAATAAAATGTATTTAAAAGCTTTATTAAAGGGTGTGGCTGCCAGCGTTGAACATGAATCAGTATTGAAAACAATGAATATAAATACAATTATTGATATCGGTGGCAATAGAGGACAATTTTCTCTCGTTGCAAGGAATATTTTCCCGAATGCAAAAATTATTGCATTCGAACCTCTGAAAAAACCTTTTAATATATTTAGAGAATTATTCTTAAATGATGAGAAGGTTCAATTATACCAATATGCGTTAGGGCATGAAGAAGGAGAAACAGTTATGCATGTTTCCCGGCGGGATGATTCCTCCTCTCTCCTTCCAATCAGTAAACTTCAGGAATCCGTTTTCCCCGGGACTAATGAAGAATATATGTGTAATGTTATGGTATCACGCTTAGATAGTATCATCGATTTTAATATTATCGATAGCCCTATTCTTTTAAAATTAGATATTCAGGGTTACGAATACCAGGTGCTTGAAAGCTGTGTTTCATTTATTGACTTGTTTGAATATATTTATTGTGAGTTATCTTTCGTTGAGCTATATAGTGACCAAGTATTGGCTAATAAGATAATTGATTTTTTAAGTTTGCATAATATTATTTTAGTAGGAGTCTATAATTTATCATATGATAATCAAGGTCTCGCTATTCAAGGTGATTTTCTATTCAAAAAATCATGTCACCTTTAG
- a CDS encoding glycosyltransferase family 2 protein: MKDVSIIIVNYNTYKYTINCIKSIIENSYGLDIEIIVIDNGSREFNLEEIKKMSKMIFVTRNDNNEGFSSANNKGIQLSTGKYILLLNNDTIILPNTLQLAKSYMDQNPLVGILGCKLLNPDYTLQPSIVNYPRVFNDLLKLCIPEFFRKNTPKKRAFISNHLKPLTKIGLGLFYNANDITYVEIVVGAFMFTRREALNEIGLLDEGFFFMVEEADWCYRFMKNGWKICYFPAAKIIHYGGAALNQEFPGKYFVQMYKSRLYYYQKHLSKANSYLFIFGVSTILFIKVLLMIAILPVFDDQKKKKQISKLNTYKRTIKMLIKPSIRKMNVLENDF; this comes from the coding sequence ATGAAAGATGTTTCGATAATCATAGTAAATTATAATACTTATAAATATACAATTAATTGTATAAAGTCAATTATAGAAAATAGTTATGGACTAGATATAGAAATTATTGTTATCGATAATGGTTCTCGTGAATTCAATCTTGAAGAAATAAAAAAAATGTCAAAAATGATTTTTGTTACCAGAAATGATAATAATGAAGGATTCTCATCTGCAAATAACAAAGGCATACAGCTATCAACCGGGAAATATATTTTGCTCCTAAACAATGATACTATTATTCTTCCCAATACACTGCAATTGGCAAAATCGTACATGGATCAGAATCCTTTAGTAGGGATTTTAGGTTGTAAGTTGTTGAATCCAGATTATACTCTACAACCGTCCATTGTTAATTATCCCAGAGTATTCAATGATCTACTAAAACTATGTATACCTGAATTTTTTAGAAAAAATACACCGAAAAAAAGAGCTTTCATTTCCAATCACCTAAAACCTTTAACAAAAATTGGACTTGGTTTATTTTATAATGCAAATGATATTACTTATGTTGAAATTGTGGTGGGCGCTTTCATGTTTACACGAAGGGAGGCTTTAAATGAAATAGGACTACTCGATGAAGGTTTCTTTTTTATGGTAGAGGAGGCGGACTGGTGTTATAGATTTATGAAAAATGGATGGAAGATTTGTTATTTCCCAGCTGCAAAAATTATTCACTATGGTGGTGCCGCTTTAAATCAAGAATTCCCGGGTAAATATTTTGTCCAAATGTATAAAAGTCGTTTATACTATTACCAGAAGCATTTATCTAAAGCAAATAGTTATTTATTTATTTTTGGAGTTTCAACAATACTGTTTATTAAAGTATTATTAATGATAGCTATACTTCCAGTTTTTGATGATCAAAAAAAAAAGAAACAAATATCTAAATTGAATACATATAAAAGAACAATCAAGATGTTAATAAAACCATCTATAAGAAAGATGAATGTTCTGGAAAATGATTTTTAA
- a CDS encoding glycosyltransferase, with protein MINELVLIGIWKKNSISERLWKYFEKVTINRSNKVLFISNTMKKDFLNRSGLDDNKDRYIVYYNKVDFNHFEPINKAHKQFTFLYSGSLGHWNNLYTYLSFFKRICNIHNDSVLYIVTSTRPSKYTGVLNSSEFMDIRNKIKLFTNVNYEDLPGIYSECNYGLQLMNKSDSRLGVKFVEYIATGLIPIVNENVKGAVEFIKIYSTGLVIKNDFDEIDEAFIDSLLDIRASFPDNISYIRQLIDANSSASELSKIFK; from the coding sequence ATGATAAATGAACTGGTTTTAATCGGTATTTGGAAGAAAAATTCAATTTCAGAGAGATTATGGAAATACTTTGAAAAGGTTACGATTAATAGATCTAATAAAGTGCTTTTCATCTCAAATACAATGAAGAAAGATTTTTTAAATAGATCCGGCTTAGATGATAATAAAGATAGATATATAGTATATTACAATAAAGTTGATTTTAATCATTTTGAGCCAATAAACAAAGCTCATAAGCAGTTTACTTTTTTATATTCAGGTAGTTTGGGACATTGGAATAACCTCTATACTTATCTTTCTTTTTTTAAAAGAATATGTAATATTCATAATGATTCAGTGTTATATATTGTTACCAGTACTAGACCTTCAAAATATACAGGTGTCTTGAATAGTTCAGAGTTTATGGATATAAGAAATAAAATTAAATTGTTTACTAATGTTAACTATGAAGATTTGCCTGGAATTTATTCAGAATGCAACTATGGTCTCCAGTTAATGAATAAATCTGACAGTAGGTTAGGGGTGAAATTTGTAGAGTATATTGCAACTGGCTTGATTCCTATTGTGAATGAGAATGTTAAAGGTGCTGTGGAGTTTATTAAAATCTATTCAACAGGTCTAGTTATTAAGAACGATTTTGATGAAATAGATGAAGCATTTATTGATTCACTGCTAGATATAAGGGCGTCCTTTCCAGATAATATATCATATATTCGGCAATTAATTGATGCTAATTCATCAGCCTCGGAATTATCCAAGATTTTTAAGTAA
- a CDS encoding O-antigen ligase family protein encodes MNKIQLYFFRILVLLIGIYLGFEYYFRLRSIDESESIIVYQLLKSIIIIFFFTYTLLNISTKNSSIFKWTIIWSIYIYITSVFHTNQIWNVFAYVYQVLFWPLSILFFYIFFKKSNEMLLNNLIALFCTLLLIFSFFFFREYNYVNQYLTNTMLQLNISYFTLLILPWCFFISNKMLKIFSQIIILAVVAFSLKRTAIISYFFALLGGYGLKIIMKKGAKKFQYFLIYLVILILILGIFVKINDFNEEWIYKRFLNITDDRGSYRLEIYKTVIGLLQASSLVDLIFGHGHNEVKNEMFDGLSAHNDWLECTYDYGIIGLIIYILLHLIILRRAIYLYKIKSNLAVPLLSSYLIFFTMSMFSHLIMYPYVFIIMTILWGTVFGMSEKSFSSDTKSTVIKW; translated from the coding sequence ATGAATAAGATACAATTATATTTTTTTAGGATTCTGGTACTTCTTATCGGAATTTATCTTGGTTTTGAATACTATTTTAGGCTAAGAAGTATTGATGAATCTGAAAGTATAATCGTTTATCAACTACTGAAATCAATAATAATTATTTTCTTTTTTACCTATACGTTGTTGAATATTTCCACCAAAAATAGCAGTATTTTCAAGTGGACAATAATTTGGAGTATTTACATCTATATTACAAGTGTATTTCATACGAATCAGATATGGAATGTTTTTGCATATGTATACCAAGTATTATTTTGGCCATTATCGATCCTTTTTTTCTATATATTTTTCAAAAAATCTAACGAGATGCTTTTAAATAATCTAATTGCTCTTTTTTGTACATTGTTATTAATTTTTTCATTCTTTTTTTTTAGAGAATATAATTATGTAAATCAATATTTAACAAATACAATGTTACAATTGAATATATCTTATTTCACATTATTGATTTTACCCTGGTGTTTTTTCATCTCAAACAAAATGCTAAAAATATTTTCTCAAATAATAATACTCGCTGTAGTTGCATTTTCATTGAAAAGAACTGCAATTATTAGTTATTTTTTTGCATTATTGGGAGGATATGGTTTGAAAATAATTATGAAAAAAGGAGCGAAAAAATTTCAGTATTTTTTAATTTATTTGGTAATACTGATTTTAATTTTAGGTATTTTTGTTAAAATTAATGATTTTAATGAAGAATGGATTTATAAAAGGTTTCTTAATATTACTGATGACAGGGGAAGTTATAGACTTGAGATTTATAAAACGGTGATAGGCTTATTGCAAGCCAGCTCATTGGTAGATCTTATCTTTGGTCATGGCCACAATGAAGTAAAAAATGAAATGTTTGATGGGCTTTCTGCACACAATGATTGGTTGGAATGTACTTATGATTATGGTATAATCGGTTTGATTATCTATATTTTATTACATTTAATTATTTTAAGAAGAGCAATTTATTTATACAAGATAAAATCAAATCTAGCTGTACCATTATTATCCAGTTATCTCATTTTTTTTACAATGTCGATGTTTTCACATTTGATTATGTATCCTTATGTTTTTATAATAATGACAATTTTATGGGGGACAGTATTTGGAATGTCTGAAAAATCTTTCTCGTCCGATACCAAAAGTACCGTAATAAAATGGTAA
- a CDS encoding glycosyltransferase — protein MNNIRVGFYLKNKRISQIDCRNIDRGNPGIGGTFYAMISLIYYLNLFKTSSFVFKTYLEAKMMLPSDINATLVDSTNELGKFILHDNIDILVVSRINELDANEELFSSISKLKCKVIIWAHTFIPPRWINYYSRNLKIVKVVCVGKEQLGLLLDHELYEKSMYIFNGVNCNDSLYKIDNQRENVVTYIGSLSPHKGFHLLAKSWKKVLKVVPDATLNVIGTGQLYDRKTKLGKYGLAEKYYEKLFVKYILDSSGNILPSVRFLGILGVEKKDVLNKTKVGVPNPSGLTETFGYTAIELQLAGCSIVTKKCPGYLDTVYKESGILLDKTSPYQLANAIISLLQREGYNSNKTVQFIKDNFSFQVITKKWFDLFLAVYNDNIVDNTPPLLFTTRE, from the coding sequence ATGAATAATATTAGAGTAGGATTTTATCTGAAAAACAAAAGAATTTCCCAAATTGACTGCAGGAATATAGATAGGGGAAATCCTGGAATTGGTGGTACATTTTATGCAATGATTTCACTTATTTATTACTTGAATTTATTTAAAACCTCTTCTTTTGTTTTCAAAACTTATCTCGAAGCAAAGATGATGTTACCCTCTGACATTAATGCTACTCTTGTAGACTCTACAAATGAGCTTGGAAAATTCATTTTGCATGATAATATCGATATATTAGTAGTAAGCAGGATAAATGAATTAGATGCAAACGAAGAACTTTTTTCTTCAATATCAAAGTTGAAATGTAAAGTAATAATTTGGGCCCATACTTTTATTCCCCCAAGATGGATAAATTATTATTCACGAAATTTGAAAATTGTTAAAGTAGTATGTGTGGGGAAAGAACAATTAGGTTTGTTGCTGGATCACGAATTATATGAAAAATCGATGTATATTTTTAATGGGGTAAATTGCAATGATAGTCTTTATAAAATAGATAACCAAAGAGAGAATGTAGTTACATATATTGGAAGCCTGTCACCACATAAAGGTTTCCATCTGTTAGCAAAGTCATGGAAAAAAGTGCTAAAAGTGGTGCCGGATGCTACATTAAATGTAATTGGCACCGGTCAGTTGTATGATAGGAAAACAAAACTTGGAAAGTATGGATTAGCAGAGAAATATTATGAGAAATTGTTCGTCAAATATATATTAGATTCATCGGGTAATATCTTACCTTCCGTTAGGTTTTTAGGTATTCTCGGGGTTGAAAAAAAAGATGTTCTAAATAAAACTAAAGTTGGAGTGCCCAACCCTAGTGGTCTTACAGAAACATTTGGTTATACAGCAATAGAATTACAACTCGCTGGATGTAGCATTGTAACTAAAAAATGTCCTGGATATCTTGATACGGTGTACAAAGAGAGTGGAATACTATTGGATAAAACATCCCCTTATCAATTAGCAAATGCCATCATAAGTTTACTTCAAAGAGAAGGTTATAATTCAAATAAAACAGTTCAATTTATTAAAGATAATTTTTCATTCCAGGTAATTACTAAGAAATGGTTCGATTTATTCTTAGCAGTATATAATGATAATATTGTTGATAATACCCCCCCCCTGCTTTTTACTACAAGGGAGTAG
- a CDS encoding polysaccharide pyruvyl transferase family protein: protein MDNNNIKIGIITFHRAVNYGAVLQTWALEQYLISKGFKVEIVDYRNKHIEDHYEPFNLLTLFHKRRLITFLKYLIFYNLNTGLVIKRNLSFSKFLESNLIITSTDSQDLNNLLKDFDALICGSDQIWNPILTGGWDKIYFLKFDKKMKCIKMAYAVSMGNLSKIKNRENIKDIKNKLKDLDYISVRESGMIKLLKQYTNKQIITTIDPTLLIDQKMYGKLGLANIIEEPYIFVFQVVKDKRAMLLAKRIAQKEGLRIIQLLSGLNNLIFKNRIIQTCGPVEFLNLIKYSSYVITTSFHGTALSIVFKKNFFTINTGSSERQGYLLKSLDLDSRYVNNINKINIDEMIDYNRVFIKFEQHKKRSCIFLNKLSKNCNK from the coding sequence ATGGACAATAATAATATAAAAATCGGGATAATTACATTTCACCGTGCAGTTAATTATGGTGCGGTATTACAAACTTGGGCACTTGAACAGTATCTTATAAGCAAAGGGTTTAAGGTAGAGATTGTTGACTATAGAAATAAACACATTGAAGATCATTATGAACCTTTCAATTTATTAACATTGTTCCACAAACGCAGATTAATAACTTTTTTAAAATATTTGATATTTTATAACTTGAATACTGGATTGGTAATTAAAAGGAATTTGAGTTTTAGTAAATTTTTAGAATCTAATTTAATTATAACGTCAACAGATTCTCAGGATTTAAATAATTTATTAAAAGATTTTGATGCTCTAATCTGTGGAAGTGATCAAATATGGAATCCCATATTAACAGGAGGGTGGGATAAGATATATTTCCTAAAATTTGATAAAAAAATGAAATGTATCAAGATGGCATATGCTGTGAGTATGGGGAATCTTTCCAAAATAAAAAATAGAGAAAATATAAAGGATATCAAGAATAAATTAAAAGATTTGGACTATATTTCAGTCAGAGAGTCTGGCATGATTAAACTATTAAAACAATATACAAATAAACAAATAATAACAACTATTGATCCTACTTTACTGATAGATCAAAAAATGTATGGGAAGTTAGGACTAGCTAATATTATTGAGGAACCTTATATTTTCGTTTTCCAAGTGGTTAAAGATAAAAGGGCGATGTTGTTAGCAAAAAGGATTGCCCAAAAAGAAGGACTTCGGATCATCCAATTGTTATCTGGTTTAAATAATTTGATATTTAAAAATCGAATTATTCAGACTTGTGGACCTGTGGAATTTTTAAATTTAATAAAATATTCTTCTTATGTTATCACTACTTCTTTTCATGGAACTGCTTTATCTATTGTCTTTAAAAAGAATTTTTTTACCATTAATACAGGTTCCTCAGAGCGACAGGGATATTTATTAAAAAGCTTGGATCTTGATAGTAGATATGTAAATAATATTAATAAAATTAATATCGATGAAATGATCGATTACAATAGGGTTTTTATAAAATTTGAACAGCATAAAAAAAGATCATGTATTTTTTTAAATAAATTAAGCAAAAACTGTAATAAATGA
- a CDS encoding IS1380 family transposase: MKKKTNSKQVKISKIEVTTEKMSGRGGLFFFIKYVENIGFFKLFEQCLGSLKGSAKGISCFQFIKQVVGWFIDGTDRSMLGFDRRKNDDAYAALLENEPWHMATSHQIKRMFRRLGFVGQWLFRSILLKLFIWRLHVEKPKVIILFADTVVFDNDDAQKRQGVKPTYKKKKGFQPLQISWGPYVVDALFRPGNVHCNHGTDLRKAVGRLVKAIRTHYADVPIILLKDSGFLDDKNFRFFEERLGIHYACSGKLYKGIKQYVKEVPVDRFHLYQMSWSFVEFGNRLDTWSTFRRCIFTSQETEDNGQMTFDFARPDNVIYTNIGQNKECDEKLVQAVGDDYLKAEKIIELDHSRGKGELVHRSQKDFVVCEQLPFKGFGMNRAFYYIFLMSHFLYEAFKRDMTQDVLPVTSYPSTFRRTVIDFAVKIISTSQQVILKVTQATYDALKIPLLWQAIREQKPAFMT, from the coding sequence ATGAAGAAAAAAACCAATTCAAAGCAAGTAAAAATTTCAAAAATCGAGGTCACAACTGAAAAAATGAGCGGGCGCGGCGGCCTGTTTTTCTTTATCAAATATGTCGAAAATATTGGTTTTTTCAAGCTTTTCGAACAATGTCTTGGTTCTCTAAAAGGTTCGGCCAAGGGCATTAGTTGCTTTCAGTTTATTAAACAAGTTGTGGGCTGGTTCATTGATGGCACCGACCGTTCCATGTTAGGCTTTGATCGACGTAAAAACGACGACGCTTATGCCGCGCTCCTGGAGAATGAGCCTTGGCACATGGCGACATCGCATCAGATAAAGAGAATGTTTCGCCGACTTGGTTTTGTCGGACAATGGCTCTTTCGTTCTATTTTGCTCAAGCTTTTTATCTGGCGCCTTCATGTTGAAAAGCCCAAAGTGATCATATTATTCGCTGATACGGTGGTCTTTGACAATGACGATGCCCAAAAACGTCAAGGCGTTAAGCCAACTTATAAGAAGAAAAAGGGCTTTCAGCCGCTGCAAATCAGCTGGGGGCCTTATGTGGTGGATGCATTGTTCCGTCCTGGCAATGTGCACTGCAATCATGGGACAGATTTGAGAAAAGCTGTTGGACGTTTGGTCAAAGCGATTCGAACCCATTATGCTGATGTGCCAATCATACTGCTTAAAGACAGCGGTTTTTTAGATGATAAGAATTTCAGATTTTTTGAAGAACGCCTCGGCATTCATTATGCGTGCAGCGGAAAGCTCTATAAGGGTATTAAACAATATGTTAAAGAAGTTCCTGTTGATCGATTTCACTTGTATCAAATGTCGTGGTCGTTTGTTGAATTTGGTAACCGGCTTGACACGTGGTCTACATTTCGGCGATGCATTTTCACATCACAAGAAACCGAAGATAATGGCCAGATGACCTTTGATTTTGCTCGACCGGACAATGTGATTTATACAAACATTGGCCAGAATAAAGAATGTGATGAAAAGCTGGTGCAGGCAGTTGGCGATGACTATTTAAAGGCGGAAAAGATCATTGAATTGGATCATAGTCGCGGCAAGGGTGAACTTGTTCATCGTTCACAAAAGGATTTTGTCGTATGCGAGCAGCTTCCCTTTAAAGGCTTTGGAATGAACAGAGCCTTTTATTACATTTTTTTGATGAGTCATTTTCTATACGAAGCTTTCAAGCGTGATATGACCCAGGATGTGTTACCGGTTACGAGCTATCCCAGCACTTTTCGCCGGACTGTAATTGATTTTGCTGTCAAGATAATATCGACGAGTCAACAGGTAATCTTGAAAGTCACCCAAGCTACTTATGATGCATTAAAAATTCCACTTTTATGGCAGGCGATTCGCGAACAAAAACCAGCTTTCATGACATAG
- a CDS encoding nitroreductase family protein translates to MDKRTNFKYYLKQILSPFWIFLGAAIKEYWYDLMRYYHHSATAMVNNRSKLTGKIIARYHVIEKGLVMPEPRLGFGKEVIEVLINDSIEYIKKYGQSDEQLQHAIAVIFEYIEFNQKNGYQLEKTTLQRVDELKAHIKIEMNRCAQRKITDNEFFKHSESPFPVFSNSRSSVRNYAEEDIPIDLLYKAMDLVRNTPSACNRQSVRVYIYSNKKEIKKILSAQGGNRGFGELANKLIVITSELGNYSFLSERNLLFIDGGIYAMNLLYALHYYKIAACILNCSFTKNKEQLMRRLTKIKDSETFVVMISCGFAPKEFKIPISKRYTLENIVNVINT, encoded by the coding sequence ATGGATAAAAGAACAAATTTTAAATATTATTTAAAACAAATACTTTCTCCTTTTTGGATATTTTTAGGAGCGGCAATTAAAGAGTATTGGTATGATTTAATGCGTTATTACCATCATTCAGCGACAGCGATGGTAAATAATAGAAGCAAGCTTACAGGAAAAATAATTGCACGATATCATGTCATTGAAAAAGGTTTGGTCATGCCTGAACCTAGATTGGGATTTGGTAAAGAGGTAATAGAGGTATTGATAAATGACAGTATTGAGTATATTAAAAAATATGGACAATCCGATGAACAATTGCAACATGCTATTGCTGTAATATTTGAATATATTGAATTTAATCAAAAAAACGGATACCAGCTAGAAAAGACTACTTTACAGCGTGTAGATGAATTAAAAGCTCACATAAAGATAGAAATGAACCGCTGCGCTCAAAGAAAAATAACAGATAATGAATTCTTTAAACATAGTGAAAGTCCTTTCCCTGTATTTTCCAACTCCAGATCAAGTGTTCGGAATTACGCGGAAGAAGATATACCCATAGACTTGCTTTACAAAGCGATGGATCTGGTGAGGAATACACCCTCAGCCTGTAATCGACAATCTGTGAGAGTATATATTTATTCCAATAAAAAAGAAATAAAGAAGATTCTTAGCGCGCAAGGAGGCAATAGGGGATTTGGAGAACTTGCTAATAAATTAATAGTTATTACTTCTGAATTGGGAAATTATAGTTTTTTGAGTGAAAGAAACTTACTATTTATTGATGGCGGTATTTATGCGATGAATCTTTTATATGCCCTGCATTATTATAAAATAGCAGCATGTATTCTCAATTGTAGTTTTACAAAGAACAAAGAACAATTGATGAGGAGATTAACGAAAATAAAGGATTCAGAGACTTTTGTTGTTATGATTAGCTGCGGTTTTGCACCTAAAGAGTTTAAAATACCTATATCTAAAAGATATACTCTTGAAAATATTGTTAATGTAATTAATACCTAA
- a CDS encoding oligosaccharide flippase family protein, translating to MNPYRNIFKTTGVIGLVQVFKIISGLLRNKMLALFTGTLGFGTWGLYQSYIEMMSQISLLGLDQSGVRQIAKNSKSPDKVYKSIFIVRWCILIVSICAAIISILFSKKISLVILNSEKYYWGIIIVSFVILLNGISKGQISILTGLRDIKGLAWSQIIGSIIGSAIAIFVIFILGTSGIPLFLFTVGLAMAVSTGYFVNKLDIKKIIPSITEAVREFKILIYLGLGFCISNIVATVMTYLSNIYLQDFFNVDTVGIYRACWSISNIYIGIILTSMGVDLMPRLTMVVGDKKKLKKIINEQMELGILIASIGVNAILIFSPLVLFLIFSSEFVQGARIIRWQILGVSLRIMAFPFSYLIMAKGKSLVYIFIQSVFWIIEFLLLIFFTKILGFSGLGINYFAGYTLYFLMAWIICKKLVNIKFSLLLKKILFIFIVLTVASIITSLIKNNFYRYSLGIILLLINLYWIIFILKNKMQFDIVNELKNRF from the coding sequence ATGAATCCATATAGGAATATTTTTAAAACAACCGGAGTAATCGGACTTGTACAGGTATTTAAAATTATATCAGGTTTGTTAAGGAACAAAATGCTCGCCTTATTTACCGGAACTTTGGGATTTGGAACATGGGGATTATATCAATCATATATTGAAATGATGTCGCAAATATCTTTATTAGGTCTTGACCAAAGTGGTGTAAGGCAGATCGCAAAAAATTCAAAAAGTCCAGATAAAGTATACAAGTCAATTTTTATTGTTAGGTGGTGTATTTTAATTGTTTCAATTTGCGCCGCTATTATTTCCATTCTTTTTTCAAAAAAAATATCTCTGGTAATTTTGAATTCTGAAAAATATTATTGGGGAATCATTATAGTATCATTTGTTATTTTATTAAATGGAATTTCTAAAGGACAGATTTCAATACTAACGGGATTGAGAGATATAAAAGGATTAGCATGGAGTCAAATTATTGGCTCAATTATCGGATCAGCTATAGCGATATTTGTTATTTTTATTTTGGGAACGAGTGGAATTCCCCTTTTTCTTTTTACCGTAGGATTAGCCATGGCAGTCTCAACAGGGTATTTTGTTAATAAACTAGATATTAAAAAAATTATACCCTCAATAACCGAGGCAGTACGTGAATTCAAAATATTGATTTATTTGGGTTTAGGTTTTTGTATTTCAAATATTGTTGCCACAGTAATGACATACCTCTCTAATATATATTTGCAAGATTTTTTTAATGTTGATACGGTAGGGATTTATCGTGCTTGTTGGTCAATTTCAAATATATATATAGGCATAATACTAACTTCAATGGGTGTAGATTTAATGCCCAGATTAACGATGGTTGTGGGTGACAAAAAAAAATTAAAGAAAATAATCAATGAGCAAATGGAATTAGGAATACTCATTGCAAGTATAGGTGTTAATGCAATTCTCATTTTTTCGCCATTGGTTTTATTTTTAATTTTTTCATCTGAATTTGTTCAAGGAGCGAGAATAATTCGATGGCAAATATTGGGAGTGAGCCTTAGAATAATGGCATTCCCATTTTCGTATCTAATTATGGCAAAAGGTAAATCTTTGGTTTATATTTTTATACAATCTGTTTTTTGGATAATTGAATTTTTGTTATTAATTTTTTTTACAAAAATATTAGGGTTTTCTGGTTTGGGCATCAATTATTTTGCAGGATATACCTTGTATTTTTTAATGGCTTGGATTATTTGCAAAAAATTAGTTAATATAAAGTTCTCATTATTGCTGAAAAAAATATTGTTTATTTTTATTGTATTAACTGTAGCGAGTATCATAACGAGTTTGATAAAAAACAATTTTTATCGTTATTCTCTTGGAATTATTTTATTGTTGATTAATTTGTATTGGATTATTTTTATTCTGAAAAATAAAATGCAATTTGATATAGTTAATGAGTTAAAAAATAGGTTTTAA